A stretch of DNA from Leguminivora glycinivorella isolate SPB_JAAS2020 chromosome 12, LegGlyc_1.1, whole genome shotgun sequence:
GAAAGTGTTACATTTCTCTACTGCcaatatctttatttacaaaatTTTTAGCCCCAGTGTGTCTGATAGTATGATAAGTAATACAAATTTGTAAAGACTAAAAAAGGCACTTTTGTGCGTATTCTATaggataaaatatataaatgttataaatcagataatttttataaaaatgtatttttgatTAGTGAGAGTTTTAAAACGTTAAAATATGTAACTTTTTAAGTGTGTCTCTGATTGTCTGTATGTATGAACTTAATTATTGTATAGCTCTGCGGGCGTCGgacactagtgtgataaaccTTATGGCTTCAGTATGTcccttacaaatagtgcgaaaaagaCTGCCTGACGTGATATGCTTTCccacctggcaggcaagcacgttcgcgtgataaacgatataacgtttGATcctccttttcgcactatttgtaagtgtgatagggatGCACCGATATAATGCAATGCCATAAAGTTTatcaactagtgtgctacgccagCTAGTTTCCTTAGATAATAGTGTCGTCATGTAGCAGCCGTATCCATACTTCGTACTAGTGGGTAGGTACTCACCATATGACGGCACATACATCTAGGAAACTTGAGCATATGGCGCCGGTTTCAATCGCTTCTCACCATTTTACACACCTACATACAtcatgtaattattttaatataatttgttCAAAACAatattagttttatttacacGTAAATTTCCGTGACAAAGCAATAATTTTAaaagccgggtccacacagagcgaggcaattTCTTCGCGCGGAAATCGTGCAGTACGAAGTACCAATAATGGCTAAACTGATTTAGATGAAACTAGGTATTAAGATAGTTAAAATGGAGCCCGTTTTCTTGTCGCAATGACGTCACCATTAAGGTTGTTTGGGGAGTAAATGGAATGGTGGGACAAAatgatacataaataataaaataatataaaaatattaagaatATTATAGTCATATCACAAAAGAAATATTTGGCCCTGCACTTCACGCAATTAATTTACGGTACCTAATAGAATAAACTTgacatagccaccaagtggatgccgacgaaaaagcgtgggcggggcaggcccaggcaaagatggcgggacgaccttgacGACTTCCTAAATAACTGGCCGGAAGTAACGGAGAATCGGGaattatggagagccaggggagaggcctttgcccagcagtgggacactccaataggctaagaaaaaaaaattagaataaACTACAAATGTATTTGACAGATAGTGGATGTGATTTTAGTATTTGGTTTTTGGTTTGGTTTAGcagttagtaaataaataaatattagggacaccttacacagatcaacttagccccaaactaagcaaagcttgtactatgggtgctaagcgacgatatacatactcgtacttaaatagataaatacatacttatatacataggaaaacatccatgactcaggaacaaatatctgtgctcatcacacaaataaatgcccttaccgggattcgaacccaggaccgcggcttagcaggcaggatcactaccgactgagccagaccggtcgtaagtATAATAGCCGTATTTACCTACAACAAATCGTGCAGGCCATCGATAAGATATCTGCGAGGTAAACACGAAGCGGCGATATTAATATTAAGCTATGtaataaaaattcaaagatATTCACAGATAGACGTTCCACTCTAAAGTGAAATTTACTCATTTTGCACCATGTTGTCTTTCAAACAACTAGTAAGAATCGCAGTGCCAGGATTTAGGCTCATGTCAGCTGGACCTGCTAGGTTGGTGGATATAGCTGATGATGGAGGTATTGCTGTGGTGACGCTACAACGAGCGCCGGTCAACAGTTTAAACTTGGAACTACTGCAAGCTATGAACAACGCGCTTGATGATGTGGCCAAGAACAAACCTAGAGGCATGATTTTGACTTCTGTAAGTTGGTTTACATTTTCTTTTTACTAGATCTTATAGAATGATATCGGGAGTCCGATAAGGAATAAGTCTTCCAAGTCAACGTTATCAGTAAAGTAGGCGCGAAAGGTCAAGTTCGAAGTTTGGTCGAACATCGACGTTTTTTTTCTAACTCATTTGGTACCGGTATTTCTTGTTCTTGCTAAAGTTGTGCTGTCATCTTCTACATTCCACTACTTAAGATCCATAGTACATCTAGTGACCACATACGCGTCATTAGAATTTCAACCTTAGGAGTCATAGTTAAGGCGCATATTCGATagaagcaggggcggctcactccgcgattccatcgccgcgctacaagtacatgcgggcggccgcgagttcgcggcctaatcaggggtggctcgcattctcacggaacgcttgttcgcactttctattgttactatacgtcgcgagtttttttaaaggttcatacgcgatatccgcgtgtggaatggctaataacgcttagttaaacaaacattatgaataaaataggacaatcttacacagatctactattgattatgtcatttatggcCCAGGGAAACGTTCAATCAGGCACGTTgggatttaaacaaaaatatataaatactgtatatacctagaatgtacccaagacttaaatataatagcataacattttatctgagtattttttttttaatacatagccaaccctagcgtccgacgctgcgcacgtgcggctcgtttctttgtaatcattttgtaggtatttaaaaaggcggcatttcgtgaacttcaaagcagtgggccttctgtacttgtactattatatattctgtgatagaaGTTTCAAAGGTTAATTGACCacagacaatagttatttgttatactttATTATCCCATTAAAAAATGGCGCCAATGTTAAAAATGTTCTAATTTTCAGGGATTACCAACTGTGTACTCTGCTGGTGTCGACATAAACGAACTGTACAAGCCAGATCTAAAAAGACTCCAACAGTTTGCGACCACTTTGCAAGACGTCTGGAAGAAATTATTTGGGTTTCCGTTTGCAACAGCGGCGGCCATAAACGTAAGTATACCTATTTGTTTATAGCTAGTACTAactttcgcccgcggcttcgctcgcgttaaattcgaaaattgcggtatGCTCCAtacacccccattttagggaagtgggggattagaaagagacaaaaagtagcctatgtcactctccagcccttcaactatcgccacttaaaaaatcacgtcaatacgtcgctccgttttgccgtgaaagacagataaacagacacacacacactttcccatttataaattttataatttatacaccgtgttttttttgttatccgttaaattcgacacgtagctaggttcattaccaggaaccaccctgtatatcacttttagttaaattcgcaaaaaaaaattattcatcattttcatatacataattaatgaatttattagtgtgagagacccttaacaataacattcaagttcgtgtcaagtgattgacggcacatgtcaaaacaaataacattaggaattggcaaaggctgtcacacacgtgttcagtaattatctttatttttttgataaatcgaTAACCATAAGAGtaaagacgctagtttcttaaagaaattaattgtatttaatgtaatgaatcttcccttaaagttaacggaattcaataaaaacagggtgtatagtatGGAAAAGTATGGATAAATATCCATCTATATCATTACAGGGCCACGCACCAGCCGGTGGTTGCTGCCTAGCCATGTCTTGCGAATACCGCGTCATGGTCTCTGGCAAATACAGGATAGGTCTCAACGAGACCGCTCTCGGCATCGTTGTCAACGAGTATTTCATGGACACTATGTGCCACACCATAGGAACGAGACAGACTGAGCTGGCTCTCACTACGGGAAAGATGTTCAATGTCGATGAAGCTTTACAAGTAAGTTCCTTTTCTTGCTCAATGTTTCAAATTGTTGTCCTGCGAATACCGCGTCATGGTATCTGGCAAATCCAGGATAGGTCTCAACACTCTCAACGAGACCGCTTTCGGCATCGTTGTCAACGAGTATTTCATGGACACTAAGTATACACCATAGGAACGAGACATGCTGAACAAGCtcgctagttcagtcaatgtcagtacatcttgtatt
This window harbors:
- the LOC125231935 gene encoding enoyl-CoA delta isomerase 1, mitochondrial-like — translated: MLSFKQLVRIAVPGFRLMSAGPARLVDIADDGGIAVVTLQRAPVNSLNLELLQAMNNALDDVAKNKPRGMILTSGLPTVYSAGVDINELYKPDLKRLQQFATTLQDVWKKLFGFPFATAAAINGHAPAGGCCLAMSCEYRVMVSGKYRIGLNETALGIVVNEYFMDTMCHTIGTRQTELALTTGKMFNVDEALQVGLIDETASDTSDAIEKCKRFIKRFDKIPPSARTLTKLRIRQRPLENMEKTREKEIVDTLEFAMKPEIQQGLEDYMKSLKIKAST